A region of the Romboutsia hominis genome:
CTATTTTATATTTGATAAATTATAATATAAATTAATTAGTTAAAATTACTAAATAGTGTTAAAATAGTACATAAGATAATCAAAATTGAAAGGAGTAAGACTATGATAAAAGAAAGAATCAATAAATTAAGAGCGTTAATGAACGACAAAGGGATATATGCTTACCTAATACCATCTTCAGATTATCACCAAAGTGAATATGTAGGTGATTACTTTAAATCAAGAGAATATATATCAGGATTTACAGGTTCAGCAGGTACAATAGTAATTACTCAAGATGAAGCAGGTTTATGGACAGATGGAAGATATTTCATACAAGCTGAAAATGAACTTAAAAATAGTACTATAAAGTTATTTAAAATGGGAGAAGAAGGTGTCCCTACTATAGAAAAATATCTAATAGATAATATGAAAAAAGATTCAAAACTAGGTTTTGATGGTAAAGTAGTATGTGCAAAAGAAGGAAAAAATTTAAAAGATAAATTAGAATTTAAAAATATTGATATAGAATATAACTATGATTTAGTAGGTCAAATATGGGAAAATAGAACGGAATTACCAAAGGAAAAAGCTTTTTTATTAGATGTTAAATACACAGGAGAAAGTTTTTCAGAAAGATTAAAAAGAGTAAGAAATGCTATGAAAGAAAAAGAAGCAAGTGTGCATATCATAACAACATTAGATGATATAGCGTGGTTATTTAATATAAGAGGTGGAGATATAAAACACAATCCAGTAGTATTATCTTATACAGTTATAACTTTAGATGAAGTTTATTTATTTATAGATGAAGACAAATTAGATGAAACTATAAAAAATGAATTAAATAAAGAGAAAGTACAAGTTAAACCATACGACTCTATATATGAATTTGTTAAAACTATAGATGAAAAAGAAGTTGTGTTACTTGATTCAAATAAAGTAAATTATGCTATTTATAACAATATATCAAAATCTATTAGAAAGATAGATACACAAAATCCTACTATTATGTTTAAAGCAATAAAAAATGAAATAGAGCTAAAGAATATAAGAAATAGCCATATAAAAGATGGTGTAGCTTTCACTAAATTTATGTATTGGCTTAAAACTAATGTAGATAAAGAAGAAATAACTGAAATAAGTGCGGCTCAAAAACTAGAAGACTTAAGAAGAGAACAAGATAAATTTATAGAACCAAGTTTTAATACTATAGCTGCATATAGAGAACATGCTGCTATGATGCATTATAGCGCATCAGAAGAAAGCAACTATAAACTAGAACCAAGAGATTTATTCTTAATAGATTCAGGTGGGCAATATTATGATGGTACTACAGATATAACAAGAACTATAGCATTAGGTGAAATAACAAGAGATGCTAAGACTCATTTTACAAATGTGGTTAGAGGTATGATTAGATTATCTAAAGCTAAATTTTTATATGGATGCAGAGGGTATAATCTTGACATATTAGCTAGAGGTCCACTTTGGAATTTAGGAATAGATTATAAATGTGGAACAGGTCATGGTATAGGATTTGTACTAAATGTTCATGAAGCTCCAAATGGATTTAGATGGAGAGTAGTACCAGAAAGAGATGATAGTTGTGTGCTTGAAGAAGGTATGGTAACTACTAATGAACCAGGGGTATATATAGAAGGTTCTCATGGTATAAGAATAGAAAATGAAGTAGTTACAAGAAAAGCTGAGAAAAATGAATATGGTCAATTCATGGACTTTGAGGTTATAACTTTTGCGCCAATTGATTTAGATGCAGTAGATGCAAGTTTAATGTTAGAAGATGAAAAGAAATACTTAAACAATTATCACAAAGAAGTATTTGATAAAATATCACCATTCTTAAGTAAAGATGAGTGTGAGTGGTTAAGAAATTATACAAGGGAGATATAATAAGTGAGTAAGGTAAAAACTAATGTATGTAGAATACTAGACTCTAAAAAAATAAAATATAATATGTACTCTTATGAATTCAAAAAAGGAGAACATGTAGATGGAGTTGAAGTAGCTCAGAAGATAGGTAAAGATGTTAGCATAGTATATAAAACATTAGTAGCTATATCTCAAAGTAAAAACATATATGTATATGTTATACCTGTAAATGAACATTTAGACTTAAAAAAAGCAGCAAAAGTAGCTAACGAAAAAAGTATAGAGATGATTAATGTAAATGATATAAATAAGTTTACTGGATATATAAGGGGGGGATGTTCACCTATAGGTATGAAAAAACTTTATAAAACTTTTGTAAATGAAAGTGCAAAAGAACTTGATAACATTATAGTTAGCGCTGGTAAAATAGGTTACCAAGTAGAGATTTCACCAAAAGATTTAAAAGATATAATTAATTTAGAGTTTAGAGA
Encoded here:
- a CDS encoding aminopeptidase P family protein — protein: MIKERINKLRALMNDKGIYAYLIPSSDYHQSEYVGDYFKSREYISGFTGSAGTIVITQDEAGLWTDGRYFIQAENELKNSTIKLFKMGEEGVPTIEKYLIDNMKKDSKLGFDGKVVCAKEGKNLKDKLEFKNIDIEYNYDLVGQIWENRTELPKEKAFLLDVKYTGESFSERLKRVRNAMKEKEASVHIITTLDDIAWLFNIRGGDIKHNPVVLSYTVITLDEVYLFIDEDKLDETIKNELNKEKVQVKPYDSIYEFVKTIDEKEVVLLDSNKVNYAIYNNISKSIRKIDTQNPTIMFKAIKNEIELKNIRNSHIKDGVAFTKFMYWLKTNVDKEEITEISAAQKLEDLRREQDKFIEPSFNTIAAYREHAAMMHYSASEESNYKLEPRDLFLIDSGGQYYDGTTDITRTIALGEITRDAKTHFTNVVRGMIRLSKAKFLYGCRGYNLDILARGPLWNLGIDYKCGTGHGIGFVLNVHEAPNGFRWRVVPERDDSCVLEEGMVTTNEPGVYIEGSHGIRIENEVVTRKAEKNEYGQFMDFEVITFAPIDLDAVDASLMLEDEKKYLNNYHKEVFDKISPFLSKDECEWLRNYTREI
- the ybaK gene encoding Cys-tRNA(Pro) deacylase produces the protein MSKVKTNVCRILDSKKIKYNMYSYEFKKGEHVDGVEVAQKIGKDVSIVYKTLVAISQSKNIYVYVIPVNEHLDLKKAAKVANEKSIEMINVNDINKFTGYIRGGCSPIGMKKLYKTFVNESAKELDNIIVSAGKIGYQVEISPKDLKDIINLEFRDIIK